From the genome of Anopheles moucheti chromosome 3, idAnoMoucSN_F20_07, whole genome shotgun sequence, one region includes:
- the LOC128304772 gene encoding uncharacterized protein LOC128304772, with the protein MITPQTTTGKASTRKRRKRIPSGLRSTLPSFLLTVLLGLLLGPSGCAGAPSLAAKSWPSMKTYDIWGSPTVTDGAGVRSGARSNDSFDPVSSRPNGIAATGSGASRRSRYSYGEPTGVAAFYGDASRHRDDGTQTRRRSAKVLNFLPVPVDDECLSDDGRRTGMCMNVYECRIQGGTARGQCALGFGVCCVFVATCNEEIVNNITYFVSPAFPGIVPKDVGSCKLKIKLMNPDISQLKFDFIHFALGQPNRRTGVCEGDLFRLIGGISPFDLCGQNSGQHLYYDLSPKSRAEEQIELEMNFASRSFAQRLWEIRVSQIPFSQRSPSGCMQYFTGTEGLIQTFNFAENGRYLANHNYRACIRQEKGMCSVSYEPCDDQSFRIGLPGSGEQGSLGGGGGGGAGGGPLGGIAPSGSLAGPISGTGPFSDPSLADDPLAPAADIPVEPAPIADPIVEASPEAPAADLEPAADEPVPAEEEPEVAADEPAADEEGSGGGGFFDGFFPSFFSRSIFDDDDEVVKSPKRRKGRAMSKRDWQARQFEGINCLDRITLPCIVEDFIGVGMGDLPTCRPVHCGNSLCPPGVSPCRVETSVTPFRLGIHFGEGIDRGSPEDNLGACIRYNQIPCGG; encoded by the exons ATGATCACACCACAAACGACCACCGGAAAAGCTTCGACTcgaaagcgaaggaaaaggaTCCCATCCGGTTTGAGGTCAACTCTTCCTTCGTTTCTGCTCACGGTACTTTTAGGCCTGCTGCTAGGACCGTCCGGCTGTGCCGGGGCACCATCGCTCGCCGCCAAATCCTGGCCATCGATGAAGACGTACGACATTTGGGGATCTCCCACGGTCACGGACGGGGCGGGCGTACGGTCAGGGGCAAGGTCGAACGATTCCTTTGACCCAGTTTCGAGCCGCCCCAATGGTATCGCGGCAACCGGTTCCGGAGCCAGTCGTCGAAGCCGGTACAGCTACGGCGAACCGACGGGTGTCGCTGCCTTCTATGGTGACGCAAGCCGGCATCGGGACGAtggcacacaaacacgaagACGTTCCGCGAAAG TGCTCAACTTcctgccggtgccggtggatGACGAGTGCCTGTCGGATGATGGCCGCCGGACGGGAATGTGCATGAACGTGTACGAGTGTCGCATACAGGGAGGAACCGCCCGAGGTCAGTGTGCACTCGGCtttggtgtgtgctgtgtgt TTGTGGCCACCTGTAACGAGGAGATAGTGAACAACATCACGTACTTTGTGTCGCCCGCCTTCCCGGGCATCGTGCCGAAAGATGTTGGAAGCTGCAAGCTTAAGATTAAGCTGATGAATCCCGACATTTCGCAGCTAAAGTttgatttcattcatttcgcTTTG gGTCAACCGAATCGACGTACGGGAGTGTGTGAAGGCGATCTGTTTAGGTTAATCGGAGGCATCAGCCCGTTTGACTTGTGCGGACAGAACTCGGGTCAACATCTGTACTACGATCTGAGTCCGAAGAGTCGGGCCGAGGAGCAGATTGAGCTGGAGATGAACTTTGCGTCGCGTTCGTTCGCCCAACGGCTGTGGGAGATCCGTGTGTCACAGATCCCGTTCAGCCAACGTTCGCCGAGTGGTTGTATGCAGTACTTCACCGGCACCGAGGGTCTCATACAGACGTTTAACTTTGCGGAAAATGGACGCTATTTAGCCAACCACAACTATCGAGCCTGTATTCGACAGGAGAAAGGCATGTGTTCGGTATCGTACGAACCTTGCGATGATCAGTCATTCCGTATCGGTCTACCAGGTTCCGGAGAGCAAGGATCGCtcggaggaggaggaggaggaggagcaGGAGGAGGTCCACTGGGAGGTATCGCCCCGTCAGGCAGTCTTGCGGGACCCATCTCCGGAACGGGACCCTTCTCAGACCCATCTTTAGCGGACGATCCACTAGCACCAGCTGCGGACATCCCCGTGGAACCGGCTCCTATCGCCGATCCAATAGTGGAGGCATCTCCTGAAGCACCCGCAGCCGATTTAGAACCGGCCGCGGATGAACCAGTTCCGGCCGAGGAGGAACCCGAAGTAGCCGCCGACGAACCAGCAGCTGATGAGGAAGGatccggtggtggtgggtttttcGATGGGTTCTTCCCATCCTTTTTCTCCCGCAGCATCttcgacgatgatgatgaggtgGTGAAGAGCCCAAAACGGCGGAAGGGTCGTGCTATGTCGAAGCGGGACTGGCAAGCGCGACAGTTCGAGGGCATCAACTGTCTCGACCGAATAACGTTACCGTGTATCGTGGAGGACTTCATCGGGGTTGGTATGGGCGATCTACCCACCTGCCGGCCGGTACACTGTGGAAACTCTCTGTGTCCGCCGGGCGTTTCACCGTGCCGGGTGGAAACATCAGTAACACCGTTTCGGTTGGGTATTCACTTTGGCGAAGGAATCGACAGGGGTAGTCCGGAGGACAACCTGGGTGCGTGTATCCGGTACAATCAAATTCCTTGTGGTGGTTAA
- the LOC128303785 gene encoding ecdysone-induced protein 74EF yields the protein MTTNTSNLKLSGNIIGLTGKQSQPHTQQQQQQQLQQQQQQHQHQLQQHHLQQQLQKQKLKHHLQQQQQQQLQQGSVVTTTLSNGVGHHPGGGVFTSALNGGGLVKPSGGLTGGSGIPQQTATGTAGVPGQAPGSHIPPRYQPPPHPPGGILKNGYTNGHLKAAYQRPDGAQNGGLAYNGTKGYVGENVKRPPNPSRLLAPRQHIRFSNLPPLVNGGPAAVSQPTQSHQAAIAAHHQQQQIQTLHHLPPAPHARLSSESSSEDQTTSSTRSLQAHLAHAKASAVSGSSNATQQPATVPNGPSAGHIHHTKAIVHQSSQPNPSINSNGTSTSSGPGHLKPPQQSHLPTATGVQHHQQQQQQQQPHPVHTLQHPSQSQQQSAQQQNQEMLKFVRKAESETSSTPTSSSGGGGGGGGRISALEQNRHFQNLLAELRALKEANQRLSDDNQELRDLCCFLDDDRQKGRKLAREWQRFGRYTASVMRQEVSAYQTKLRQLDDKQQELIRDNLELKELCLYLDEERNNTGGRTAVVCSSCGNSANAVPLRDDGDGSSSSTNADENLHNIAQFGRNGMDLNMRSTLSDQTLQYVRALETRIRQLEEERAVVLNNSATTPGTTTNGGGQVQVTTSSTSDPISGRPEAVVRALQVLEVREQLERERIGNTPPDQLDDGEKALVREMCNVVWRKLEDAPNTGIDQHV from the exons ATGACAACGAATACTAGCAACCTGAAGCTATCTGGAAATATAATAGGTCTGACAGGCAAACAATCACAACCGCAcacccaacagcagcagcagcagcagttacagcagcagcagcaacagcaccaacacCAGCTACAGCAGCATCATCTTCAGCAGCAGTTGCAGAAACAGAAACTTAAGCATCAccttcaacagcagcagcaacaacaactccAGCAAGGTTCGGTGGTGACCACCACACTATCGAACGGAGTCGGCCATCATCCCGGCGGTGGCGTGTTTACGTCCGCCCTCAATGGTGGCGGACTCGTGAAACCTTCTGGTGGACTGACCGGGGGTAGTGGAATCCCCCAGCAAACTGCAACCGGAACAGCCGGCGTTCCGGGGCAGGCACCGGGTAGCCACATTCCACCCCGCTATCAACCACCGCCCCATCCACCGGGTGGCATCCTTAAGAACGGTTACACGAACGGCCATCTGAAAGCGGCATACCAACGTCCGGACGGGGCACAAAACGGTGGACTTGCGTACAACGGCACCAAGGGGTACGTGGGCGAAAACGTGAAGCGACCGCCGAATCCTTCCCGCCTGCTGGCACCCCGTCAGCACATCCGTTTTTCGAATCTACCTCCACTGGTGAACGGTGGTCCTGCGGCCGTTAGTCAGCCGACCCAATCGCACCAGGCTGCGATCGCTgcccatcatcagcagcaacagatcCAAACGCTTCACCACCTGCCGCCGGCACCGCACGCACGCCTCAGCTCGGAATCGTCGTCCGAGGACCAGACGACCAGCTCGACGCGATCGTTACAGGCACATCTGGCCCACGCGAAGGCATCGGCGGTAAGCGGATCGTCCAACGCCACGCAACAACCTGCCACCGTACCGAACGGACCATCCGCCGGTCACATTCATCACACGAAAGCGATAGTGCATCAAAGTAGTCAACCCAACCCCAGTATCAACTCGAACGGAACGAGCACCTCCAGTGGGCCGGGGCATCTAAAACCTCCACAGCAGTCACATCTACCTACTGCTACCGGTGTacaacatcatcagcagcagcaacaacaacaacagcctcATCCGGTTCACACACTCCAGCATCCGTCCCAGTCACAGCAGCAATCAGCACAGCAGCAAAACCAGGAGATGCTAAAGTTCGTTCGGAAAGCGGAGTCCGAAACCTCCTCCACACCGACCTCGTCTAGcggaggaggaggtggtggaggtggacgCATCTCGGCACTGGAGCAGAATCGACATTTCCAG AATCTGCTGGCAGAGCTGAGGGCACTGAAAGAGGCTAATCAGCGGTTAAGTGATGACAATCAGGAGCTGCGCGATCTTTGCTGTTTCTTGGACGACGATCGGCAGAAGGGACGCAAGCTGGCTCGAGAGTGGCAGAGGTTTGGCAGATACACGGCGAGCGTTATGCGACAGGAAGTCTCCGCATATCAG ACAAAACTGAGACAGCTGGATGACAAGCAGCAGGAGTTGATCCGTGACAATCTGGAGCTGAAAGAGCTCTGTCTGTATTTGGACGAGGAACGGAACAATACAGGTGGTCGTACGGCGGTCGTCTGTTCCAGCTGCGGTAACTCGGCGAATGCCGTACCTCTGCGGGACGATGGCGACGGTAGCAGCTCTAGTACGAATGCGGACGAGAACCTGCACAACATTGCCCAGTTTGGACGCAACGGAATG GATCTAAACATGCGATCGACTCTCAGCGATCAGACACTTCAGTACGTGCGGGCACTCGAGACTAGGATACGGCAGCTAGAGGAGGAACGGGCGGTGGTGCTGAACAATAGTGCGACAACACCCGGTACAACCACGAACGGAGGTGGACAGGTGCAGGTGACAACTTCATCGACCAGCGATCCAATATCCGGACGTCCCGAAGCGGTCGTGCGGGCTCTGCAAGTACTGGAAGTACGCGAACAGTTGGAACGAGAACGAATCGGCAACACTCCGCCGGACCAGCTGGACGATGGCGAGAAGGCACTGGTGCGCGAGATGTGTAACGTGGTGTGGCGTAAGCTGGAAGACGCTCCCAATACCGGTATCGATCAGCACGTCTAG